In Massilia antarctica, the following are encoded in one genomic region:
- a CDS encoding response regulator, which yields MKSEAQDLAGPVRVMLVDDHQTMLWGLHTLIDAERPRMAVAGTARTCAEALAGAAQLRPDVILLDLDLAGVSTVEFLPELLANGVSRALVLTAAHDPDLLDLAVRRGARGILHKEVTAEQVLKAIAKIHRGELWFDADTMERVFGQMLGWRRALRPEPPAEKHAALTARERAIVSAAVELSGSANHEVAQRLFISEHTLRNHLSSIYRKLDVPNRLGMYVYAIRHGLVQPDQAGRRHEGFNER from the coding sequence ATGAAAAGTGAAGCACAAGACCTGGCCGGCCCGGTCAGGGTCATGCTGGTTGACGACCATCAGACCATGCTGTGGGGCTTGCACACCCTGATCGACGCCGAACGCCCGCGCATGGCGGTGGCGGGCACGGCGCGCACCTGCGCCGAGGCCCTGGCCGGCGCCGCGCAACTCAGGCCCGACGTGATCTTGCTCGACCTCGACCTGGCCGGCGTCTCCACGGTCGAGTTCCTGCCGGAATTGCTGGCCAATGGCGTCTCGCGCGCGCTGGTGCTCACCGCCGCCCACGACCCCGACCTGCTCGACCTGGCCGTGCGGCGCGGCGCGCGCGGCATCCTGCACAAGGAAGTCACGGCCGAGCAAGTGCTCAAGGCCATCGCCAAGATCCATCGCGGCGAACTCTGGTTCGACGCCGACACCATGGAGCGCGTGTTCGGCCAGATGCTGGGCTGGCGCCGCGCGCTGCGGCCCGAGCCGCCGGCCGAAAAGCATGCCGCCCTGACCGCGCGCGAACGGGCCATCGTCAGCGCCGCCGTCGAACTGAGCGGCAGCGCCAACCACGAGGTGGCCCAGCGCCTGTTCATTTCCGAGCACACCCTGCGCAACCATCTCAGTTCGATCTACCGCAAGCTCGACGTCCCCAACCGGCTCGGCATGTACGTCTACGCGATCCGCCACGGCCTGGTCCAGCCCGACCAGGCCGGCCGGCGCCACGAAGGATTCAATGAGCGCTGA
- a CDS encoding type II secretion system F family protein has protein sequence MFVLAALVCLAVTTAIAGLFLLLVPSRLDKRLDAIGNPAAATDWSATVAQAVGPFARVLAPTGDWDSSPLRLRFIHAGIRRGDARLIYFGLKTVLPLVFAGATWLLLRAFTVLDEMTVLMNLGIAALAGCYLPNLALSLRLRERKREIFEHFPDAADLMLVCVEAGLGLDSALTRVADEMGMSSRALAEELHLTNLEMRAGGSRAQSLRNLALRTGIEEIGTFATMLTQSDKFGTSIGESLRVFSEDLRHKRQVRAEEHAAKVPTKMLIPLVLFIFPSIIMVVLGPAMIVIVRTIMPILSAH, from the coding sequence ATGTTCGTGCTCGCTGCCCTGGTCTGCCTGGCCGTCACCACCGCCATCGCCGGCCTGTTCCTCCTGCTCGTGCCCAGCCGCCTGGACAAGCGCCTCGATGCGATCGGCAATCCGGCCGCCGCAACCGACTGGAGCGCCACCGTGGCGCAGGCGGTCGGCCCGTTCGCGCGCGTGCTGGCGCCCACCGGCGACTGGGACAGTTCGCCGCTGCGCCTGCGCTTCATCCATGCTGGCATCCGGCGCGGCGACGCGCGCCTGATCTATTTCGGCCTGAAGACGGTGCTGCCGCTGGTGTTCGCCGGCGCCACCTGGCTGCTGCTGCGCGCCTTCACCGTCTTGGACGAGATGACGGTGCTGATGAACCTGGGGATCGCGGCGCTGGCCGGCTGCTACCTGCCGAACTTGGCGCTGTCGCTGCGCCTGCGCGAACGCAAGCGCGAGATTTTCGAGCACTTCCCCGATGCCGCCGACCTGATGCTGGTGTGCGTGGAAGCGGGACTGGGGCTCGATTCGGCGCTCACGCGGGTGGCCGACGAAATGGGCATGAGCAGCCGCGCGCTGGCCGAGGAACTGCACCTGACCAACCTGGAGATGCGGGCCGGGGGCAGCCGCGCCCAGTCGCTGCGCAACCTGGCGCTACGCACCGGCATCGAGGAAATCGGCACCTTCGCCACCATGCTGACGCAGTCGGACAAATTCGGCACCAGCATCGGCGAATCGCTGCGGGTGTTTTCGGAAGACTTGCGCCACAAGCGCCAGGTGCGCGCCGAGGAACACGCGGCCAAGGTGCCGACCAAGATGCTGATTCCCCTGGTCCTGTTCATCTTCCCGTCGATCATCATGGTGGTACTGGGGCCGGCCATGATCGTCATCGTGCGCACCATCATGCCGATCCTCAGCGCTCATTGA
- a CDS encoding type II secretion system F family protein has protein sequence MSSHVNGIDAGASVSPLLSVLVFIAVVLLFEGIYLMWKTYRGPQARKIEQRLNALSAAGDNSAQSHLLRERMLSELPLFQRLLLRLPRAHQLDRYLLQANLNWTVSKLLLACAGCGAAGFLLVTALLHQPFVLGAAAGAPLAWLPLAYVQRRRRRRLTKLEQQLPDALDLLARALRAGHAFGAGLQMIGEEMVDPIAGEFRMVHDEINFGVSLEQALGNLSVRAPITDLRYFVVAVLIQRDSGGNLTEVLANLSRLIRQRLKLFWHVRVLSAEGRMSAWLLSLLPFAIGGLMSVFNPEFMAPLWTDPLGQSMVRGMLVSMAFGILLLRRIIRIRI, from the coding sequence ATGTCCAGTCACGTCAATGGCATCGATGCCGGCGCTTCCGTTTCGCCGCTGCTGTCGGTGCTGGTCTTCATCGCGGTGGTCCTGCTGTTCGAGGGGATTTACCTGATGTGGAAGACCTACAGGGGACCGCAGGCCAGGAAGATCGAACAGCGCCTCAACGCCCTGTCGGCCGCCGGCGACAATTCGGCCCAGTCGCACCTTCTGCGCGAGCGCATGCTGAGCGAGCTGCCGCTGTTCCAGCGCCTGTTGCTGCGCCTGCCGCGCGCCCACCAGCTCGACCGCTATCTGCTGCAGGCAAACCTGAACTGGACCGTCTCGAAGCTGCTGCTCGCTTGCGCGGGTTGCGGGGCGGCCGGCTTCCTGCTGGTGACGGCGCTGCTGCACCAGCCCTTCGTGCTGGGGGCGGCCGCCGGCGCGCCCCTGGCCTGGCTGCCGCTGGCCTACGTGCAGCGCCGCCGCCGCCGGCGCCTGACAAAACTGGAACAGCAGTTGCCCGACGCGCTGGACCTGCTGGCACGCGCCCTGCGCGCCGGCCACGCCTTCGGGGCCGGCCTGCAAATGATCGGCGAGGAGATGGTCGACCCGATCGCCGGCGAATTTCGCATGGTGCACGACGAGATCAATTTCGGCGTCTCGCTCGAACAGGCGCTGGGCAACCTGAGCGTGCGCGCGCCGATCACCGACCTGCGCTACTTCGTGGTGGCGGTGCTGATCCAGCGCGATTCGGGCGGCAACCTGACCGAGGTGCTGGCCAACCTGAGCCGCCTGATCCGCCAACGCCTCAAGCTGTTCTGGCATGTGCGCGTGCTCTCGGCCGAGGGCCGCATGTCGGCCTGGCTGCTGTCCTTGCTGCCGTTCGCCATCGGTGGCTTGATGAGCGTGTTCAACCCGGAATTCATGGCGCCCTTGTGGACCGACCCGCTGGGCCAGAGCATGGTGCGCGGCATGCTAGTGTCGATGGCGTTCGGGATCTTGCTACTGCGCCGCATCATTCGTATCCGTATCTGA
- a CDS encoding CpaF family protein: protein MSFREQLNAVDSQADLRVATPGASDDYHAIKGRIHLKLLDKFDLAALEALPGPLLRGEIAVMAERLLDEEQAAINESERRSLIRDIQHEMLGFGPLELLMADPTVSDILVNSYNRIFVERKGRLELSTVRFTDEKHLLRIIDKIVSLVGRRIDESSPMVDARLPDGSRVNAVIAPVALDGPMMSIRRFAHIPLKMDKLINDLHSLTPDMATVLEGLCKSKVNMIIAGGTGAGKTTLLNILSGFIPPAERIVTIEDAAELQLQQPHVVRMETRPANIEGKGEITQRALVRNALRMRPDRIIIGEVRGAEAVDMLQAMNTGHDGSLTTIHANNPRDALSRLENMIGMANLNLPHRAARQQIASAITVVIQGLRLIDGRRKITSIQEITGMEGDIITMQEIFAFRQTGVDADGAVEGYFQASGVRPKFSERLRAFGVTLPDTMFDSTRRYQ, encoded by the coding sequence ATGTCCTTCCGTGAACAACTCAACGCGGTCGACAGCCAGGCCGACCTGCGCGTGGCCACGCCAGGCGCCAGCGACGACTACCATGCCATCAAGGGGCGCATCCACCTGAAACTGCTAGACAAGTTCGACCTGGCCGCGCTCGAAGCGCTGCCGGGTCCCCTGCTGCGCGGCGAAATCGCGGTGATGGCCGAACGCCTGCTCGACGAGGAGCAGGCCGCCATCAACGAGTCCGAGCGGCGCTCGCTGATCCGCGACATCCAGCACGAAATGCTCGGCTTCGGCCCGCTCGAACTGCTGATGGCCGATCCGACCGTCTCCGACATCCTGGTCAACAGCTACAACCGGATTTTCGTCGAGCGCAAGGGCCGGCTGGAACTGAGCACGGTACGCTTCACCGACGAAAAGCACCTGCTGCGCATCATCGACAAGATCGTCTCGCTGGTGGGGCGCCGTATCGACGAGTCGAGCCCCATGGTCGACGCGCGCCTGCCGGACGGCTCGCGCGTCAACGCCGTGATCGCGCCGGTGGCGCTCGATGGCCCGATGATGTCGATCCGCCGCTTCGCCCACATTCCTTTAAAAATGGATAAGCTGATCAACGACCTGCACAGCCTCACGCCGGACATGGCGACCGTGCTCGAAGGGCTGTGCAAGTCCAAGGTGAACATGATCATCGCCGGCGGCACCGGGGCCGGCAAGACCACCCTGCTCAACATCCTGTCCGGCTTCATTCCGCCGGCCGAACGCATCGTCACCATCGAAGACGCGGCCGAACTGCAGCTGCAGCAGCCGCACGTGGTGCGCATGGAGACGCGCCCGGCCAATATCGAAGGCAAGGGCGAAATCACGCAGCGCGCGCTGGTGCGCAATGCGCTGCGCATGCGTCCGGACCGGATCATCATCGGCGAGGTGCGCGGCGCCGAGGCGGTCGACATGCTGCAAGCGATGAACACGGGGCACGACGGCTCGCTCACCACGATCCACGCCAACAACCCGCGCGACGCCCTCTCGCGCCTGGAAAACATGATCGGCATGGCCAACCTGAATCTGCCGCACAGGGCGGCGCGCCAGCAGATCGCCTCGGCCATCACGGTGGTGATCCAGGGCCTGCGCCTGATCGACGGGCGCCGCAAGATCACCAGCATCCAGGAGATCACCGGGATGGAGGGCGACATCATCACCATGCAGGAAATCTTTGCGTTCCGCCAGACCGGCGTGGATGCCGACGGCGCCGTCGAAGGCTATTTCCAGGCCAGCGGCGTGCGTCCCAAGTTCAGCGAGCGGCTGCGCGCCTTCGGCGTGACCCTGCCGGATACGATGTTCGACAGCACCCGCCGCTACCAGTAG
- a CDS encoding AAA family ATPase, producing MKIAIVSPDKLRLDEIGQQLAAGAHALRPSVGGAADLLALAGRGQPDLMLVDGCADSAGLAAIAALTSRHPHIAVVLLCAICTPDFLINAMRAGVREVLPAPLAHADLEAALARIGAKLRGAQAHSEGKVLAFIACKGGSGATFLATSLACQLAQTRSVLLVDLNLQFGDALAFVHDGRPASTLADVARAIGRLDASFLAASTVKVTPNFSILAAPDDHAQAVEISPAHVDSVLALAVQHYDYVVLDIGRPVTTLGIKALDRAYRIYPVLQAGLTSIRNAKKMLAIFKSLDYGADKIELVVNRFERKGPIGVAEIERALGKFALHTVPNSYKQVTAAIDHGEPLTTGARANPVLYGLAGLADALVTRPQAAHTAQDGAPARLFGRLFGRLTGRHSGESHVLP from the coding sequence ATGAAAATCGCCATCGTATCGCCTGACAAACTCCGTCTCGACGAAATCGGCCAGCAGCTGGCGGCCGGCGCGCACGCGCTACGGCCCAGCGTGGGCGGCGCCGCCGACCTGCTGGCGCTGGCCGGGCGCGGGCAGCCCGACCTGATGCTGGTCGACGGCTGCGCCGACAGCGCCGGCCTGGCCGCCATCGCCGCGCTCACCAGCCGCCATCCGCACATCGCCGTGGTGCTGCTGTGCGCGATCTGCACGCCCGACTTCCTGATCAACGCCATGCGCGCCGGCGTGCGCGAGGTGCTGCCGGCGCCGCTCGCGCACGCCGACCTGGAGGCGGCGCTGGCGCGCATCGGCGCCAAGCTGCGCGGCGCCCAGGCGCACAGCGAAGGCAAGGTGCTCGCCTTCATCGCCTGCAAGGGCGGCAGCGGCGCCACCTTCCTGGCCACCAGCCTGGCCTGCCAGCTGGCGCAGACCCGTTCCGTGCTGCTGGTCGACCTGAACCTGCAGTTCGGCGACGCGCTGGCCTTCGTGCACGATGGCCGCCCCGCATCGACCCTGGCCGACGTGGCGCGCGCCATCGGACGCCTCGACGCCTCCTTCCTGGCCGCCAGCACGGTCAAGGTGACGCCCAATTTCAGCATCCTGGCCGCGCCCGACGACCATGCCCAGGCGGTCGAGATCAGCCCGGCGCACGTGGATTCGGTGCTGGCGCTGGCGGTGCAGCACTACGACTACGTGGTGCTCGACATCGGCCGCCCCGTCACCACCCTGGGCATCAAGGCGCTCGACCGCGCGTACCGCATCTATCCGGTGCTGCAGGCGGGACTGACCTCGATCCGCAACGCCAAAAAGATGCTGGCCATTTTCAAGTCGCTCGATTACGGCGCCGACAAGATCGAGCTGGTCGTCAACCGCTTCGAGCGCAAGGGACCGATCGGCGTGGCCGAGATCGAGCGCGCGCTGGGCAAGTTCGCGCTGCACACGGTGCCCAACTCGTACAAGCAGGTCACGGCGGCGATCGACCATGGCGAGCCGTTGACGACCGGCGCGCGCGCCAATCCGGTGCTGTACGGCCTGGCCGGCCTGGCGGACGCGCTCGTGACGCGCCCGCAGGCCGCCCACACGGCGCAGGACGGCGCGCCGGCGCGCCTGTTCGGCCGCCTGTTCGGACGCCTGACCGGACGCCACTCTGGAGAATCCCATGTCCTTCCGTGA
- a CDS encoding TadE/TadG family type IV pilus assembly protein: MKTRHNGAHQRGATMIELAFVLVLFFMFLLGVTDVARMLFTWNAATEATRAGARYAVVCADPANQGQVLQKMRMMVPEIGAVALAWEPSGCDATSCAGVTVTVTGLQYRWLSPVVGAVMPVRALPSFSTYLPREMMRRDPNNAVICQ, from the coding sequence ATGAAAACCAGGCACAACGGCGCCCACCAACGCGGCGCGACGATGATCGAACTGGCGTTCGTGCTGGTGCTCTTCTTCATGTTCCTGCTTGGCGTGACCGACGTGGCGCGCATGCTGTTCACCTGGAACGCGGCCACCGAGGCCACGCGCGCCGGGGCGCGCTACGCGGTGGTGTGCGCCGATCCGGCCAACCAGGGGCAGGTGCTGCAGAAGATGCGCATGATGGTGCCCGAGATCGGTGCGGTGGCGCTGGCGTGGGAGCCGTCCGGCTGCGACGCCACCAGTTGCGCCGGCGTGACGGTCACCGTCACCGGCCTGCAATACCGCTGGCTGTCGCCGGTGGTCGGGGCGGTGATGCCGGTGCGCGCGCTGCCCTCGTTCAGCACCTATCTGCCGCGCGAAATGATGCGGCGCGATCCGAATAACGCGGTCATCTGCCAATAA
- a CDS encoding TadE/TadG family type IV pilus assembly protein produces the protein MRHRQQQGVALVEFAFVLPLLLILSLMCAELGRAVYRYNTTAKTVRDAVRYLSMQTPGTHVAEARNLIVYGNVAGSGPLLDPALTAANVPAPTWQTAGSDPLMNTVTIRVTGYQFRPMVANMFGARFTAISYNDISATMRSPL, from the coding sequence ATGAGACACCGTCAACAACAAGGCGTGGCGCTGGTCGAATTCGCGTTCGTGCTGCCGCTGCTGCTGATCCTGTCGCTGATGTGCGCCGAACTCGGACGCGCCGTCTACCGCTACAACACCACCGCCAAGACCGTGCGCGATGCGGTGCGCTACCTGTCCATGCAGACACCAGGCACCCATGTGGCCGAGGCGCGCAACCTGATCGTGTACGGGAACGTGGCCGGCAGCGGCCCCCTGCTCGACCCGGCGCTGACGGCGGCCAACGTGCCGGCGCCGACCTGGCAGACGGCCGGCAGCGACCCGCTGATGAACACCGTGACGATCCGGGTGACCGGCTACCAGTTCAGGCCCATGGTGGCCAATATGTTCGGCGCCAGGTTCACCGCCATTTCCTACAACGATATCAGCGCCACGATGCGCAGCCCACTATGA
- a CDS encoding Tad domain-containing protein, which produces MIPHNRYLVHQRRHGAVILTVCFLLFFLLGFVAIAFDLGRLFIVKTELQTAMDSCALAAAQELDGQASALARARRAGTTAANLNRVNLQSANWDGRGQLLDTGISFRDQLYIPTSAPASARYAQCQHTQTGVRMWLLHAMGAFSGNGTANPATRAVLASAVSTRGSAQSTCPIPVAIRARAGGTASNNYGFAVGEWVTVFDKGGAQAAAGEMGWYNLDGSTSASETAAELAEGGRCSTRLGDTLGTPGAQTSVDRPWNYRFGVYKNTDSPSLNHPDQSGYSYTAANWKNAVPQNAFAGTPAAGSHASAQNYITKRAAWASLADAGTSIKTGSLIAFGDSNRLNSFQKLATPGAPGEHRQYGTSRRLAIVPVVNGAAQVIDFVCMFMLHPLSGPNDSAKMEYRGLAGIAASPCAPGGTPGGAAGPLVPVLVR; this is translated from the coding sequence ATGATCCCGCACAATCGATACCTGGTTCACCAGCGCCGGCACGGCGCGGTGATCCTGACGGTCTGCTTCCTGCTGTTCTTCCTGCTGGGGTTCGTCGCCATCGCCTTCGACCTGGGCCGCCTGTTCATCGTCAAGACCGAACTGCAAACGGCCATGGACAGTTGCGCCCTGGCCGCCGCCCAGGAACTCGATGGCCAGGCCAGCGCGCTGGCGCGGGCGCGCCGCGCCGGCACCACCGCGGCCAACCTGAACCGGGTCAACCTGCAGTCGGCCAACTGGGACGGCAGGGGCCAGTTGCTTGATACAGGCATCAGCTTCCGGGACCAGCTCTACATTCCCACCAGCGCTCCCGCCAGCGCGCGCTATGCGCAGTGCCAGCACACCCAGACCGGCGTGAGAATGTGGCTGCTGCACGCCATGGGCGCCTTCAGCGGCAACGGCACGGCCAATCCGGCCACGCGCGCGGTACTGGCCAGCGCGGTCTCCACGCGCGGCAGCGCCCAAAGCACCTGCCCGATCCCGGTGGCGATCAGGGCCAGGGCGGGCGGCACGGCATCGAATAATTACGGTTTCGCGGTCGGCGAATGGGTCACCGTGTTCGACAAGGGCGGCGCGCAGGCGGCGGCCGGCGAAATGGGCTGGTACAACCTCGATGGCAGCACCAGCGCCAGCGAAACGGCCGCCGAACTGGCCGAAGGAGGCCGCTGCAGCACGCGCCTGGGCGACACCCTGGGCACGCCGGGCGCGCAGACCAGCGTGGACCGGCCGTGGAACTACCGCTTCGGGGTCTACAAAAACACCGACTCCCCAAGCCTGAACCATCCCGACCAGAGCGGTTACTCCTATACCGCCGCCAACTGGAAGAATGCGGTGCCGCAGAACGCCTTTGCCGGCACGCCGGCGGCTGGCTCGCACGCCAGCGCGCAAAATTACATCACCAAGCGCGCCGCCTGGGCCTCGCTGGCCGATGCCGGCACCAGCATCAAGACCGGCTCCTTGATCGCCTTTGGCGACAGCAACCGCCTGAACAGCTTCCAGAAGCTGGCTACGCCAGGCGCCCCCGGCGAACACCGCCAGTACGGCACCAGCCGGCGCCTGGCGATTGTCCCGGTGGTCAATGGCGCGGCCCAGGTGATTGACTTCGTGTGCATGTTCATGCTCCATCCGCTCAGTGGCCCGAACGACTCGGCCAAGATGGAGTATCGCGGCCTGGCCGGGATCGCGGCATCGCCCTGCGCACCGGGCGGCACACCAGGCGGCGCGGCCGGGCCGCTGGTACCGGTACTGGTGAGGTGA
- a CDS encoding Flp family type IVb pilin produces the protein MNALLTTARRNIGSFLRDDEGAQVVEYALIIAVVSIILVVALRNLTGTSFSGFIARVEACLTGGTCA, from the coding sequence ATGAACGCCCTGCTCACCACCGCACGCCGCAACATCGGCTCCTTCCTGCGCGACGACGAAGGCGCCCAGGTAGTCGAATACGCGCTGATCATCGCGGTCGTCTCGATCATCCTGGTGGTCGCGCTGCGCAACCTGACCGGCACCAGCTTCTCCGGCTTCATCGCCCGCGTCGAGGCCTGCCTTACCGGCGGGACCTGCGCCTGA
- a CDS encoding Flp family type IVb pilin, which yields MNTFLKTISQSVQSFARDDEGAQVVEYALIIAVVSIILVVALRNLTGTSFSGFITRVGTCLMGGTCV from the coding sequence ATGAACACTTTTTTGAAAACGATAAGCCAGTCGGTCCAATCCTTCGCCCGCGACGACGAAGGCGCCCAGGTCGTCGAATACGCGCTGATCATCGCGGTCGTCTCGATCATCCTGGTGGTGGCGCTGCGTAACCTCACCGGCACCAGCTTCTCCGGCTTCATCACCCGTGTCGGCACTTGCCTGATGGGCGGCACCTGCGTCTGA
- a CDS encoding type II and III secretion system protein family protein encodes MNKHIRIAALSVATAGMVAAPACARAAPGATGTKHCKSVVIAPVAQVMLGKSSVIPLAAPAIRIVASGQRDTKQTAPAAPPAAAETDDTGSVAEVDVLLLSPTDLFLLGKKAGATNLILQDASGVCTLRDIVVTIDPATLQAKLGELMPEETGIIVKSAENAIVLTGTVRDTGQLDEALRVAGAYGGGKRVLNLLRVTSPQQVMLEVKIAEVSKTLLDKFGIDFARMFASADGLSSRVISGILGGAPAVFGQYSHPGSGAALGAVADAAVRGGNSAAAARLSAGARGATLFGVDAQKKDGLVRVLAEPNIMAISGQSASFLSGGKIFIPVAQARDSGGTTVTLEEKEFGVGLKFSPTVLGGARINLKLVSEVSELAQTGSPFTTNGGVTSVLPSITTRRVDTTVQLGDGQSFAIAGLIRNNVTETLSRFPGLGDIPVLGALFRSTEFQKDQTELIFIVTPRLVKPATGLAAPTDNHVAGSPGRLLFMGETESKTAPATNK; translated from the coding sequence ATGAACAAGCACATTCGCATCGCGGCCCTGAGTGTCGCCACGGCAGGCATGGTTGCCGCGCCGGCCTGCGCAAGGGCAGCGCCGGGCGCAACGGGCACGAAGCATTGCAAGTCGGTGGTCATCGCACCGGTAGCGCAGGTCATGCTCGGTAAATCGTCGGTGATTCCACTGGCGGCCCCCGCGATCCGCATCGTGGCCAGCGGCCAGCGCGACACCAAACAGACGGCTCCGGCGGCGCCCCCTGCCGCCGCCGAAACGGACGACACGGGCAGCGTCGCCGAAGTCGACGTTTTGCTGCTCAGCCCGACCGACCTGTTCCTGCTCGGGAAAAAAGCCGGCGCCACCAACCTGATCCTGCAAGACGCGAGCGGGGTGTGCACCCTGCGCGACATCGTGGTGACGATCGATCCGGCCACCCTGCAAGCCAAGCTGGGCGAGCTGATGCCGGAGGAAACCGGGATCATCGTCAAGAGCGCCGAAAACGCCATCGTGCTGACCGGCACGGTGCGCGACACGGGCCAGCTCGACGAAGCGCTGCGCGTGGCCGGCGCCTACGGCGGCGGCAAGCGCGTGCTGAACCTGCTGCGCGTGACCTCGCCCCAGCAAGTCATGCTGGAAGTGAAGATCGCCGAAGTCAGCAAGACCCTGCTCGACAAGTTCGGCATCGATTTCGCCCGCATGTTCGCCTCGGCCGACGGCCTGAGCTCGCGCGTGATCTCGGGCATCCTGGGTGGCGCGCCGGCGGTCTTCGGCCAGTACAGCCACCCGGGCTCGGGCGCGGCCCTGGGCGCGGTGGCCGACGCCGCGGTCAGGGGCGGCAATTCCGCCGCCGCGGCCCGGCTCTCGGCGGGCGCGCGCGGCGCCACCCTGTTCGGCGTCGACGCGCAGAAAAAAGATGGCCTGGTGCGAGTGCTGGCCGAACCGAACATCATGGCCATCAGCGGCCAGTCGGCCAGCTTCCTGTCTGGCGGCAAGATCTTCATTCCGGTCGCCCAGGCGCGCGACAGCGGCGGCACCACCGTCACCCTGGAAGAAAAGGAATTCGGGGTCGGGCTCAAGTTCTCGCCGACGGTACTGGGCGGAGCCCGCATCAACCTCAAGCTGGTGTCGGAGGTGTCGGAACTGGCCCAGACCGGTTCGCCCTTCACCACCAACGGCGGCGTGACCTCGGTGCTGCCATCGATCACCACGCGCCGGGTCGACACCACGGTACAGCTGGGCGATGGCCAAAGCTTCGCCATCGCTGGCCTGATCCGCAACAACGTCACCGAAACGCTGTCCCGTTTTCCCGGCCTGGGCGACATCCCGGTGCTCGGCGCGCTGTTTCGCTCGACCGAGTTCCAGAAAGACCAGACCGAACTGATTTTCATCGTGACGCCGCGCCTGGTCAAACCGGCCACGGGGCTGGCGGCGCCGACCGACAACCACGTGGCGGGCAGCCCCGGCCGCCTGCTTTTCATGGGCGAGACCGAGAGCAAGACGGCCCCCGCAACCAACAAATAA
- the cpaB gene encoding Flp pilus assembly protein CpaB: MKNLKALGLIAFALVIGLAAAVYAAGWVSRQGGASTNKVVVAAVDIEPGSKINAEMLSNLDWPAGATPPGAFKSAGELQDRIAKVGILRGEPMLDGKLAPQGTQGGLSAVIAEGKRAMTVRVNDVVGVAGFALPGNYVDVMVNAQQEKSGNQEGKQISKTVLERVLVLAVAQEAGRDDTKPKVVSAVTLELSLEDSEKLDLARSVGTLSLVLRNQVDQKTVASAGFTKDELFGDKKAPLPPAAPAALRKPRPAHAAAAQLASRTHCVEVIQHGVLAVNCF; encoded by the coding sequence ATGAAAAACCTCAAGGCACTCGGGCTGATCGCGTTCGCCCTCGTCATCGGACTGGCGGCGGCCGTCTACGCGGCAGGATGGGTATCGCGCCAGGGCGGCGCCAGCACGAACAAGGTGGTGGTGGCGGCCGTCGACATCGAACCCGGCAGCAAGATCAACGCCGAAATGCTGTCGAACCTCGACTGGCCGGCCGGCGCCACCCCGCCGGGCGCGTTCAAGAGCGCCGGCGAGCTGCAGGACCGCATCGCCAAAGTCGGCATCCTGCGCGGTGAACCCATGCTCGACGGCAAGCTGGCGCCGCAGGGCACCCAGGGCGGCTTGTCGGCCGTCATCGCCGAAGGCAAGCGCGCCATGACGGTAAGGGTCAACGATGTGGTGGGGGTGGCCGGCTTCGCCCTGCCCGGCAACTACGTCGACGTGATGGTCAATGCGCAGCAGGAAAAATCGGGCAACCAGGAAGGCAAGCAGATCAGCAAGACGGTCCTCGAACGGGTGCTGGTGCTGGCGGTGGCGCAGGAAGCCGGTCGCGACGACACCAAGCCCAAGGTCGTCAGCGCCGTGACCCTGGAACTGTCGCTGGAAGATTCCGAAAAGCTCGACCTGGCGCGCAGCGTCGGCACCCTGTCGCTGGTGCTGCGCAACCAGGTCGACCAGAAAACCGTGGCCAGCGCCGGCTTCACCAAGGACGAGCTGTTCGGCGACAAGAAAGCGCCGCTGCCTCCGGCCGCCCCGGCAGCGCTGCGCAAGCCGCGCCCGGCCCACGCCGCAGCCGCGCAACTGGCCAGCCGCACCCATTGCGTGGAAGTGATCCAGCACGGCGTGCTGGCAGTGAACTGCTTTTGA